One Mus caroli chromosome 6, CAROLI_EIJ_v1.1, whole genome shotgun sequence genomic window, TTCCCTATGGATCCACCAcccatccagggctacagagaataTCCTCAACCTCCTGAGCACAACAGCCAACTGACAAACAAGCAAaagggttaaaaatttggagttATTAACacaataattctaaaaaaagatATGAAGCATCATTTTATGTAACAAATTTGGTCCACAAGCCACTAAAATACAGTTTTCCAATTAAGGAacaatttaaaagttaatattcaTTTAGCATCAATATATAGAAAgccagccaggagtggtggcgcatgcctttaatcccagcactcgggaggcagaggcaggcggatttctgagttcgaggccagtctggtctacagagtgagttccaggacaaccagggctacacagagaaaccctgtctccctgtctcaaaaaaaatatatatatatgtgtgtatatatatatatatatatatgtatatatatacatatatatatgtgtgtgtgtgtgtatatatatatatatatatatatatatatagagagagagagagagagagagagagagagagagaaagagagagaaagaaagcctaTGGTACTATGAACTCCCTAACAAATGTTTCATAGAACCCAATATATCTGACAAAGataaatgtatttgtgtatacTGTCAGTCCAATTCTATCTCTACTACAAAACCTTAAACATTTAGTGTAGATGTCATAAATAGCACATACTAATAGAATCCTGTGTTCACTGATATCCTAGTGCACTCTGAATGgatattattttgtgtatgccaggcacatgtgtggaggtaagaggacatTACTGTGGGGTCTGTTCTCACCTCACACCTTGACGTgatttctggggattgaactcaggttgtcaagacTTGTGCTGAGAGGGCTTTACTGTCTTTCCATCCttgctgaatattttaaaatagtgataCAAGGATGAATTTAAGGTCAGAATTTAATTGAGAACTAAAATCAAAGGTTTGGAACCAGGTTTCAAGACAGATGCTTCCCACCTAAAATGTCAAGAAATAGGAAGCAGAAGTATTTGTCTACTAGAAATCCGAATCCTTAGATATAAACCCAGTACTGGGAAGGcggaggcaggctgatctctgagttcctggccagtctggtctactaagtaagttccagaacagccaggactgttacacagagactgtttcaaaaaactagaaacaaaacaaaaaatgccacCAAAACTAAACCTCTTTCAAGTCACAAAATTTGAGCCAGATGTGACAGTGCATTCCAGATTTTCCAGCACACAAAAGGCTGAGataggattgccatgagttccagaccaggctTGGCTTGGTTACAAGCCCCTCTCaaaaaggacaaaacagaaaGGGGGGAGAAAAAGCCTAAAACTAAGATTTCAGTGTTTTTCTGATGgtaaacattttctgtttatataCAGAGCCATCTACATTGGTCAGATACAGCTTTCTCTTTGGAAGATTTATTCCAACTACTTTCATCACAGCCTGAACATTCTTTGGAGGTAAAAGGGACCCTGACTTGTATTTATCACCCACCCCACACTACCCCCAGTAAGACCCTTGAATTGACAGACCTCTGTGAAGACTCTCCTACTTGGAAGGCACAGCAATTTGCCAATTACATTCATTACAAAATACAAAGGCTTAATTTTCATAGAAATAATCACTTTGGAGAATTAAAATGTATGCCATTTTGTCAGAATTAGACCATTGTTAACTTTGTTTTCCTTGTAGCATGAGTCTCTTAACACCCCATCCCAGACTAATGAGGACTGCTCATTAGCTTATCCTTGGCCCTTCACAATGTGGGCTTTAGCTTCAAATGTATTGACTAAGAGCTGTATCTTAATGTTGGGATGCTTAATGTTTGAAATAAGCTCAACTCCCTGATTCAAGACCCTTTACCCCCAGGTTCATCAGCATATTTTTAGATAACATATTGTATCTCAAATAGGGAATTGTTCCTAGTATATCTGTATTACAAAGAAATTTGACAAAAGTAACCTGAGACTATGTATTAGCAGTGGAACTCCGTTTGAAATAGTGTTTTTGTTCTTCAGGGCATCTCAGTGGAAGACATTCCACCTTTTCTGAGCAGTGTCTGTGAAAGTGTTAATTCCTCAGCACAGAACATAAATTTGAGCCAAGCTATAAGCCATGATGTCAATCTTCACGAAGCCATGCTGTTGTACCCCAACAACACATTTAGAAGAGATCCATCAGCAAGGTCTTCACAGGCACAAGAACCATTTCTGCAGTTAAATTCTCATACAAATCCTGAGCAAGCCACTCCTGCAATGTCTCTTCCACCATTTGACAATCAAATGAGGAACCTAACAAGCCAAGATCTCCTGTATGACCTGGATTCAAATATATTTGATGGAATAAACCTAATGTCATTGGCCACAGGTTTCAGTCCATTGGAAGTTTCTCAACTTTTTGAAGAACCAGATTCTGGGCTCCCATTAAATTCAAGTTACAACAGCACCTCTCTCACAAACTCTAATTCTTCTTACCGTATTTATGATGGAACTGTAGGTTACCATAGTGACCTACAGTCTCTTTGTCATGATTTAGGTGCTGTAGGAGGCTGCTACCCAGAACCCCATAAACATTGTCATATGGACCATAGGACTATAGCTGGCTTTCATGTGTCCCTTGAATGTCAGCAAGTATTTCATGACCACACTTACCATTTACAGTCAGGTGCATCAGAGCCCACATCTGAATCTTTTGCATGGTCTGGGAAGTCACAGAAAACCAGTGGATGCCTTGATAACCCAGATAGAAACTTGAGCCGTGATGAACAGCGTGCTAAAGCTCTGCACATTCCCTTTTCTGTAGATGAAATTGTCCGTATGCCTGTTGACTCTTTCAACAGCATGTTAAGCAGACACTACCTGACAGACTTACAAGTGTCTCTCATCCGTGATATCAGGcgaagaggaaaaaataaagttgctGCTCAGAACTGCCGTAAACGTAAACTAGACATCATTTTGAATCTAGAAGATGATATATGTAACttgcaagcaaagaaagaagCCCTTAAAAATGAGCAAACTCAATGTAGCAAAGCTATTGACATCATGAGACAGAAGCTACATGGCCTTCACCACGATGTTTTTAATAGATTAAGAGATGACCAAGGTAGGCCAGTCAATCCAAGCCAATATGCACTTCAGTACAGCCATGATGGAACAGTTTTGATTGTACCCAAAGAGCTCGTCTCATCAGGCCACAAAAAGGAAGCccca contains:
- the Nfe2l3 gene encoding nuclear factor erythroid 2-related factor 3 → MKLLKPWWAGGGLLQLTILLSLVGLRVDQDLCLPPPAAALWEELLPLCPTRPASASSPFSASEGWERTPLLPAKGRLLHEVRALGVPFIPRTRVDAWLVHSVATGNADGAHGLLGTAASSTVGDGGQSASAGGGDPRAAHSSPLAAEEEEEEKAAEPTAQVPDAGGCGSQTFSVYIQSHLHWSDTAFSLEDLFQLLSSQPEHSLEGISVEDIPPFLSSVCESVNSSAQNINLSQAISHDVNLHEAMLLYPNNTFRRDPSARSSQAQEPFLQLNSHTNPEQATPAMSLPPFDNQMRNLTSQDLLYDLDSNIFDGINLMSLATGFSPLEVSQLFEEPDSGLPLNSSYNSTSLTNSNSSYRIYDGTVGYHSDLQSLCHDLGAVGGCYPEPHKHCHMDHRTIAGFHVSLECQQVFHDHTYHLQSGASEPTSESFAWSGKSQKTSGCLDNPDRNLSRDEQRAKALHIPFSVDEIVRMPVDSFNSMLSRHYLTDLQVSLIRDIRRRGKNKVAAQNCRKRKLDIILNLEDDICNLQAKKEALKNEQTQCSKAIDIMRQKLHGLHHDVFNRLRDDQGRPVNPSQYALQYSHDGTVLIVPKELVSSGHKKEAPKGKRERRN